In Funiculus sociatus GB2-C1, the following are encoded in one genomic region:
- a CDS encoding glycosyltransferase produces MTHFGIICPAETGHLNTMLPLGRELQRRGHRVTLFGLLDAQPKTVAAGLDFWAIGEAEFPAGALPQAFAQLGKLSGLAALRYTINLLKQGADVILRDAPQAIKETNVEALLVDQSSPEGGTVADFLEIPFITVCSAVVLNREETVPPFNTPWSYNPVWWARLRNRMAYSLLSRITKPIRELINDYRKEWKLPLHSHPNQLYSQLAQLSQQPAELEFPRTTLPKCFHFTGPYHNSTGRKSVLFPYEKLTGQPLIYASMGTLQNRQQEIFQRIAEACVGLDAQLVISLGGSGSPESLPELPGSPLIVSYAPQLELLQKATLTITHAGINTTLESLTNGVPMVAIPIANDQPGIAARIAWTGAGEVVPRSGLTVPKLRDAIQRVLTEESYKNNATRLQDAIASVGGVH; encoded by the coding sequence ATGACTCACTTTGGTATTATCTGTCCGGCAGAAACTGGCCATCTCAACACGATGCTCCCGTTAGGTCGCGAACTGCAACGGCGTGGTCATCGCGTTACTCTTTTCGGATTACTCGACGCTCAACCAAAAACAGTAGCAGCAGGATTGGATTTCTGGGCAATTGGAGAGGCAGAATTTCCAGCAGGAGCATTGCCCCAAGCCTTTGCCCAGCTAGGAAAACTTAGCGGGTTAGCTGCCCTGCGATATACTATCAATTTGCTGAAGCAGGGGGCGGATGTAATTCTCCGAGATGCCCCGCAAGCCATTAAAGAAACTAATGTAGAGGCACTACTAGTAGACCAATCTTCACCAGAGGGAGGGACTGTTGCAGACTTCCTAGAGATTCCCTTCATTACCGTATGCAGTGCTGTGGTGCTAAATCGAGAGGAAACTGTTCCCCCCTTTAACACCCCCTGGAGTTACAATCCTGTCTGGTGGGCACGTCTGCGAAATCGCATGGCTTACTCTTTACTCAGTCGGATCACAAAACCCATCCGAGAGTTGATAAATGACTATCGCAAAGAATGGAAGTTACCTCTGCATTCTCATCCCAATCAACTCTATTCCCAACTGGCTCAGTTAAGTCAACAGCCGGCGGAATTGGAATTTCCTCGCACTACTTTGCCCAAATGCTTCCATTTCACCGGGCCTTACCATAACTCAACGGGACGGAAGTCTGTGCTTTTCCCCTATGAGAAATTAACAGGGCAACCGTTGATTTACGCTTCGATGGGAACCTTACAAAATCGTCAGCAGGAGATTTTCCAGCGAATTGCTGAGGCGTGTGTAGGGTTGGATGCTCAGTTGGTGATTTCTCTGGGTGGTTCAGGTAGTCCGGAATCTCTACCAGAATTGCCCGGTTCACCTCTAATTGTAAGTTATGCACCTCAACTAGAACTGCTTCAAAAAGCGACGCTCACCATTACTCATGCAGGGATAAATACCACTCTGGAATCCCTCACCAATGGGGTGCCAATGGTAGCGATTCCGATTGCCAATGACCAACCTGGAATTGCCGCACGTATAGCTTGGACAGGAGCAGGAGAGGTTGTGCCCCGATCCGGATTGACTGTTCCCAAGCTTCGAGATGCCATACAACGGGTACTGACTGAAGAATCTTACAAAAACAATGCAACCAGATTACAAGATGCGATCGCTAGTGTAGGAGGAGTGCATTGA